Proteins encoded by one window of Paraburkholderia terrae:
- a CDS encoding methyl-accepting chemotaxis protein, protein MRNNQPVTQNEYDYPSSQMLVSATDLKGKIQYCNPAFIAVSGYSRDELIGQPHNLIRHPDMPAEAFADMWTTIRAGRPWSAFVKNRRKNGDHYWVRASVTPVVENGTPVGYLSVRVKPDRNEVRAAEALYAKMRAGAARGVRLHQGVVVRTGLVGKLHALMRLPVAMRATIGYMVAPVALLAAGLAAWGGTPPLPFWIAFGVTAAVSAAAAQLLSRHLGQPVDAMASFATRMAAGDLTADLAIARHDDLGDVLQALNQLKANLAAIVSDVRAQIGGMLDAAHEISTGNLDLARRTEMQAASLEETAATMEQLTTTVQANADATVRALDLVKDAQSAAATGGKVALQVEQTMAGITEASKRIADITGVIDGIAFQTNILALNAAVEAARAGEAGRSFAVVASEVRMLAQRCAASAKEIKQVVDTTVHEVAQGTELVARTTAQMAVIDQAVARVSSLIVEVANASSEQADGIGQVNQAVSHLDSATQQNAAMVEQAAATAQRLAEQADVLDEAVRLFTVAGAQDAGGAASKAARPAARALRNPAAPVHVARAAVDEDALV, encoded by the coding sequence ATGCGCAACAATCAGCCTGTCACCCAGAACGAGTACGACTACCCGTCTTCGCAGATGCTCGTTTCCGCAACCGACCTCAAGGGCAAGATCCAGTACTGCAACCCTGCCTTTATCGCTGTGTCCGGCTACAGCCGCGACGAACTGATCGGCCAGCCGCACAACCTGATTCGCCATCCCGACATGCCGGCCGAAGCCTTCGCCGACATGTGGACGACGATCCGCGCCGGCCGCCCGTGGTCGGCATTCGTCAAGAACCGCCGCAAGAACGGCGACCACTATTGGGTGCGCGCGAGCGTCACGCCCGTCGTCGAGAACGGCACGCCCGTCGGCTACCTGAGCGTGCGCGTGAAGCCGGATCGCAATGAGGTGCGCGCGGCGGAAGCGCTCTACGCGAAGATGCGCGCCGGCGCGGCGCGCGGCGTGCGGCTGCATCAGGGCGTGGTCGTGCGCACGGGGTTGGTCGGCAAGCTGCACGCGTTGATGCGTCTGCCCGTCGCGATGCGCGCCACGATCGGCTACATGGTCGCGCCCGTCGCGCTGCTCGCAGCCGGCCTCGCGGCGTGGGGCGGCACGCCGCCGCTGCCGTTCTGGATCGCGTTCGGCGTGACGGCCGCGGTCAGCGCCGCCGCCGCGCAGTTACTGTCGCGCCACCTCGGTCAACCGGTCGATGCGATGGCGTCGTTCGCCACGCGCATGGCGGCAGGCGACCTGACCGCCGATCTGGCCATCGCGCGTCACGACGATCTCGGCGACGTGCTGCAGGCGCTCAACCAGCTGAAGGCGAATCTCGCCGCCATCGTGTCTGACGTGCGCGCGCAGATCGGCGGAATGCTCGACGCCGCGCACGAGATTTCGACAGGCAATCTGGATCTGGCGCGCCGTACGGAAATGCAGGCGGCATCGCTGGAAGAGACGGCGGCGACCATGGAGCAACTGACGACCACCGTGCAAGCCAACGCCGACGCCACCGTGCGCGCACTCGATCTCGTCAAGGACGCGCAATCGGCGGCAGCGACGGGCGGCAAGGTCGCGCTGCAGGTCGAGCAGACGATGGCGGGCATCACCGAGGCATCGAAGCGCATCGCCGACATCACGGGCGTGATCGACGGCATTGCGTTCCAGACCAACATCCTCGCGCTCAATGCCGCCGTCGAAGCGGCGCGTGCGGGTGAGGCGGGCCGCTCGTTCGCCGTGGTCGCGAGCGAAGTGCGCATGCTGGCGCAGCGCTGCGCGGCGTCCGCAAAGGAAATCAAGCAGGTGGTCGATACGACGGTACACGAGGTGGCGCAAGGCACCGAACTCGTCGCGCGAACGACGGCGCAGATGGCCGTGATCGATCAGGCCGTGGCACGCGTGTCGTCGCTGATCGTCGAAGTGGCGAACGCGAGCAGCGAACAGGCGGACGGCATCGGCCAGGTCAATCAGGCCGTGTCGCATCTGGACAGCGCGACGCAGCAGAACGCCGCGATGGTCGAGCAGGCTGCAGCGACCGCGCAACGTCTCGCGGAACAGGCCGACGTGCTTGACGAAGCGGTGCGCCTGTTCACTGTCGCGGGCGCGCAGGACGCGGGCGGCGCGGCCAGCAAAGCCGCGCGCCCGGCGGCCAGGGCGTTGCGCAACCCCGCCGCGCCGGTTCACGTCGCTCGCGCTGCCGTCGACGAAGACGCTTTGGTCTGA
- a CDS encoding methylated-DNA--[protein]-cysteine S-methyltransferase: protein MKQCMSMPSPLGDILLRAEDDALTGVYFVGQKYYPAADGALAAANASRVLHQAREQLDEYFAGERHEFTVPLRMLGSAFQRDVWDQLVQIPYGETASYGSIARRLGLPLSASRAVGAANGRNPVSIIVPCHRVISSAGDLTGYAGGLHRKEALLTLERPMSKAPQQLELLAFG from the coding sequence ATGAAGCAATGCATGTCGATGCCAAGCCCGCTGGGCGATATTCTGCTGCGCGCCGAAGACGACGCGCTGACGGGCGTGTACTTCGTCGGACAGAAGTATTACCCGGCTGCCGACGGCGCGCTTGCCGCTGCGAACGCGTCACGCGTGCTGCATCAGGCGCGCGAGCAGCTCGACGAATATTTCGCGGGCGAGCGCCATGAGTTCACTGTGCCTTTAAGGATGCTGGGCAGCGCGTTCCAGCGCGACGTGTGGGACCAGCTCGTGCAGATTCCGTACGGCGAGACGGCGAGCTACGGCAGCATCGCGCGGCGGCTCGGCTTGCCGCTTTCCGCATCGCGCGCGGTCGGCGCGGCTAACGGGCGCAATCCCGTGTCGATCATCGTGCCGTGTCATCGCGTGATTTCGAGCGCGGGCGATCTGACCGGCTACGCGGGCGGGCTGCATCGGAAGGAAGCGCTGCTGACGCTGGAGCGGCCGATGTCGAAAGCGCCGCAACAGCTGGAATTGCTCGCGTTCGGTTGA
- a CDS encoding DedA family protein/thiosulfate sulfurtransferase GlpE, which yields MLHDLVEQYGPAIVFVNVLAASIGLPVPAMPSLVLFGAMAAMHPGSVGAQVLPVLVLAVFATLIGDSAWFAAGRIYGGNTLKTLCKLSLSRDTCVKKTERFFGRWGVRVLAVAKFVPGLSIVSIPMAGAMGTPYRMFLAYDSIGATLWSGLGLGLGVVFAQQIDMLFAGASRLGKMTAVVVVVLLAIYCAYRWYRRRQLIKKLATARMDVDELYDLMLDKRTPVLFDIRSEEKRALDPFVIPGSVFADERQLQEIVEKYPHDQKLVIYCSCPNEVSAAWMAKQLADAGFKDVIPLRGGLDAWRDAGRQLEPLAEEAEPTLDIGITPKTV from the coding sequence ATGCTACATGATCTCGTTGAGCAGTACGGGCCTGCTATCGTATTCGTCAATGTGCTCGCCGCATCCATCGGGCTGCCCGTGCCCGCGATGCCTTCCCTCGTGCTGTTCGGCGCGATGGCGGCGATGCATCCCGGTTCGGTCGGCGCGCAAGTGCTGCCCGTGCTGGTGCTCGCGGTGTTCGCCACGCTGATCGGCGACAGCGCGTGGTTCGCGGCGGGCCGCATCTACGGCGGCAACACGCTGAAAACGCTCTGCAAGCTGTCGCTGTCGCGCGATACCTGCGTGAAGAAGACCGAGCGCTTCTTCGGCCGCTGGGGCGTGCGCGTGCTGGCCGTCGCGAAGTTCGTGCCGGGCCTGTCGATCGTCTCCATTCCGATGGCGGGCGCGATGGGCACGCCGTACCGCATGTTCCTCGCGTACGACAGCATCGGCGCGACGCTCTGGTCGGGCCTCGGCCTCGGGCTCGGCGTCGTGTTCGCGCAGCAGATCGACATGCTGTTCGCCGGCGCGAGCCGTCTGGGCAAGATGACGGCCGTGGTCGTCGTGGTGCTGCTGGCCATCTACTGCGCGTACCGCTGGTATCGGCGCCGTCAGTTGATCAAGAAGCTCGCCACGGCACGCATGGACGTCGACGAACTGTACGACCTGATGCTCGACAAGCGCACGCCCGTGCTGTTCGACATCCGTTCGGAGGAAAAGCGCGCGCTCGATCCGTTCGTGATTCCCGGTTCGGTATTCGCGGATGAGCGCCAGCTCCAGGAAATCGTCGAGAAGTATCCGCACGACCAGAAGCTCGTGATCTATTGCTCGTGTCCGAACGAAGTGTCGGCGGCGTGGATGGCGAAGCAATTGGCGGACGCCGGCTTCAAGGACGTGATTCCGTTGCGCGGCGGCCTCGATGCGTGGCGCGACGCGGGCCGCCAGCTCGAACCGCTCGCCGAAGAGGCCGAGCCGACGCTGGATATCGGCATCACGCCGAAGACAGTCTGA
- a CDS encoding winged helix-turn-helix domain-containing protein, protein MITLPLPAARTLHLAAQGLLFPPRRKATKADVLDAIRHMAQLQIDTIHVVARSPYLVLFSRLGPYQPQWLDEHLAEGKLFEYWAHEACFLPIEDYGLMRHRMLDPGDMGWKYAADWHAQYRAEIDDLLAHIRATGPVRSADFAREAGKSNGWWDWKPQKRHLEVLFAIGELMVAERRNFQRVYDVTERVLPHWNDKRHLQPVDAVAKELLRRSCRALGIVRSDWVADYYRMPRRPYADALHQLADEGELTPVRVEGWKQPTFVHRDFAPMIDDAADGKVASTVTTLLSPFDPVVWDRKRAAALFDFDYVIECYVPAPKRKYGYYVLPILNRGKLIGRVDAKAHRASGVFELKALHLEPGVRVSGRLTSDLRRALQRCADWHGTPQLQITSAPDELRSALAADD, encoded by the coding sequence GTGATCACACTGCCCCTGCCCGCCGCCCGCACCCTGCATCTGGCCGCTCAAGGCCTGCTCTTCCCACCGCGCCGCAAGGCGACCAAAGCCGATGTGCTCGACGCCATCCGGCACATGGCGCAATTGCAGATCGACACGATCCATGTCGTCGCGCGCAGTCCTTATCTCGTGCTGTTCAGCCGTCTTGGACCGTATCAGCCGCAATGGCTCGACGAGCATCTCGCCGAGGGCAAGCTGTTCGAATACTGGGCGCACGAAGCGTGTTTTCTTCCGATCGAGGACTACGGCCTGATGCGCCACCGGATGCTCGATCCAGGCGACATGGGCTGGAAATACGCCGCCGACTGGCACGCGCAGTACCGCGCCGAGATCGACGATCTGCTCGCGCACATCCGCGCAACGGGTCCCGTGCGCTCGGCGGATTTCGCGCGCGAAGCGGGCAAGAGCAATGGCTGGTGGGACTGGAAGCCGCAGAAGCGGCATCTGGAAGTGCTGTTCGCGATCGGCGAATTGATGGTCGCGGAGCGGCGCAACTTTCAGCGTGTCTACGACGTGACCGAGCGCGTGTTGCCGCATTGGAACGACAAGCGCCACCTGCAACCCGTCGATGCCGTCGCAAAAGAACTGCTGCGGCGCAGTTGCCGCGCGCTGGGCATCGTGCGTTCGGACTGGGTTGCGGATTACTACCGGATGCCGCGCCGCCCCTACGCCGACGCGCTCCATCAACTGGCGGACGAGGGCGAACTGACGCCCGTGCGCGTCGAAGGATGGAAGCAGCCGACCTTTGTGCATCGCGACTTCGCGCCGATGATCGACGATGCTGCGGACGGCAAGGTTGCATCAACGGTCACCACGCTGCTGTCGCCGTTCGATCCCGTCGTCTGGGATCGCAAGCGCGCCGCCGCGCTGTTCGACTTCGACTATGTGATCGAGTGCTATGTGCCCGCGCCGAAGCGCAAATACGGCTACTACGTGCTGCCCATTCTCAATCGCGGCAAGCTGATCGGCCGGGTCGACGCGAAAGCGCACCGCGCGAGCGGCGTATTCGAACTGAAGGCGCTGCATCTGGAACCGGGCGTGCGCGTGAGCGGCCGGCTGACGTCGGATTTACGCCGCGCGCTGCAGCGTTGCGCCGACTGGCACGGCACGCCGCAATTGCAGATCACCTCGGCGCCCGACGAACTCAGATCCGCGCTCGCCGCCGACGACTGA
- a CDS encoding putative bifunctional diguanylate cyclase/phosphodiesterase produces MPTSLTLKWRRALRRHGEDRSRQDQHFLALLLDAWSNRRPVGPFGFAVSVATGIGAGATGIALQMALRGPASAPFSVQVAVGATAGAIAMIVTRQRFAAQKARQAATTALASSFLDASRDCVKLLDLQGHMLRINDYGATLMEAASPVQLAGADWLGFWKGDDNDLATAAFRSALNGTPASFRGSCTTTTGQPKWWDSQLIPVKDHAGKVVAVVCASLDITSQTQLLQQLRAKSELMSEMEAHVKLVFFSYSANFEYFHYITAGSSNVFGVEPEEFMRNPHVWRDMVVPEDRAALHAEMARIMAESSEGRAQYRIRKTDGSVRWLRSTGYPVLDDKGNVLRIVGITEDVTVEQERIAELDRLAYTDSLTGLANRAALLREIESRCAAGRPFGLMFVDLDRFKVLNDTLGHLAADHLLRNVGSIIRRSLPGDAYVARLGGDEFAVLIGSVVDKAGLETQAKALLGGLSENRLQDSAGAFITASIGISIYPEHGSGHDALLSSADVAMYAAKKTGRNGYQFAGEEAARTIGDFELERDVPEALATNQFFLHFQTIHEPHSLAVHSAEALIRWQHPRRGKISPGDFIPLLEETGFVEDVGVWVLDNALRQLAAWRQAGSMNLGVSVNVSARQLGSEQIVYEVDRALKQFGIPPGKLEIELTETALMKNPKQAQKSIVELKRLGVRIAIDDFGTGYSSLMYLADFEPHTLKIDRHFTSKIEHDPTTQTIVEGVIDLAHKLGIEVIAEGVEEAAQLEILRQVNCDYVQGYLLSMPQAPEGLITPA; encoded by the coding sequence ATGCCGACGAGCCTCACGTTGAAATGGCGCCGTGCGCTGCGCCGGCACGGCGAAGACAGATCGCGCCAGGACCAGCACTTCCTCGCGCTGCTGCTCGACGCATGGTCGAACCGCCGCCCGGTCGGCCCGTTCGGCTTCGCGGTCAGCGTTGCCACGGGAATCGGCGCGGGTGCGACGGGCATCGCGCTGCAAATGGCCCTGCGCGGGCCGGCGAGCGCGCCGTTCAGCGTGCAGGTTGCCGTCGGCGCGACGGCGGGCGCCATCGCGATGATCGTGACGCGCCAGCGCTTCGCCGCGCAAAAGGCGCGGCAGGCGGCAACCACGGCGCTCGCCAGTTCGTTTCTCGATGCGAGCCGCGATTGCGTCAAGCTGCTCGACCTGCAAGGGCACATGCTGCGCATCAACGACTACGGCGCGACGCTGATGGAAGCGGCGTCGCCCGTGCAACTGGCGGGCGCGGACTGGCTCGGCTTCTGGAAAGGCGACGACAATGACCTCGCTACGGCCGCTTTCAGGAGCGCGCTGAACGGCACGCCCGCCTCGTTTCGCGGCAGTTGCACGACGACCACAGGCCAGCCGAAGTGGTGGGATTCGCAACTCATTCCTGTGAAAGACCATGCCGGCAAGGTCGTCGCCGTGGTCTGCGCATCGCTCGACATCACGAGCCAGACCCAACTGCTCCAGCAACTGCGCGCGAAGAGCGAGCTGATGTCGGAGATGGAAGCGCACGTCAAACTCGTGTTCTTTTCGTACAGCGCGAATTTCGAATATTTTCATTACATCACGGCGGGTTCGTCGAACGTATTCGGCGTCGAGCCGGAAGAGTTCATGCGCAACCCGCACGTCTGGCGCGACATGGTCGTGCCGGAAGACCGCGCCGCGCTGCACGCGGAAATGGCGCGCATCATGGCCGAATCGTCGGAAGGCCGCGCGCAGTACCGGATCAGAAAAACCGACGGCTCGGTGCGCTGGCTGCGCAGCACCGGCTACCCGGTGCTCGACGACAAAGGCAATGTGCTGCGCATCGTCGGCATCACAGAAGACGTGACGGTCGAGCAGGAGCGCATCGCCGAACTGGACCGGCTCGCGTACACCGATTCACTCACGGGGCTCGCGAACCGCGCCGCGCTGCTGCGTGAAATCGAAAGCCGCTGCGCGGCGGGCAGGCCGTTCGGCCTGATGTTCGTCGATCTCGACCGCTTCAAGGTGCTCAACGACACGCTCGGCCATCTCGCCGCCGATCATCTGCTGCGTAACGTCGGCAGCATCATTCGCCGCTCGCTGCCGGGCGACGCGTATGTCGCGCGTCTGGGCGGCGACGAGTTCGCGGTGCTGATCGGCAGTGTGGTCGACAAGGCGGGGCTCGAAACGCAGGCGAAGGCGCTGCTCGGCGGGCTGTCGGAGAACCGGCTGCAGGACAGCGCGGGCGCGTTCATCACGGCGTCGATCGGTATTTCGATTTACCCGGAGCATGGCAGCGGCCACGACGCGCTGCTGTCGAGCGCCGACGTCGCGATGTACGCCGCGAAGAAAACCGGCCGCAACGGCTATCAGTTCGCGGGCGAGGAGGCGGCGCGGACCATCGGCGACTTCGAACTCGAGCGCGACGTGCCCGAGGCGCTGGCCACCAACCAGTTCTTCCTGCACTTCCAGACCATTCACGAGCCGCATTCGCTCGCGGTGCATAGCGCGGAAGCGCTGATCCGCTGGCAGCACCCCAGGCGGGGCAAGATTTCACCGGGCGATTTCATTCCGCTGCTCGAAGAAACCGGCTTTGTCGAGGACGTCGGCGTCTGGGTGCTCGACAACGCGCTGCGCCAGCTCGCCGCGTGGCGTCAGGCGGGCTCGATGAATCTGGGTGTCTCGGTGAACGTGTCGGCGCGGCAACTGGGCAGCGAGCAGATCGTGTACGAGGTGGACCGCGCGCTCAAGCAGTTCGGCATTCCGCCCGGCAAGCTCGAAATCGAGCTGACGGAAACCGCGTTGATGAAGAACCCGAAGCAGGCGCAAAAGTCGATCGTCGAACTGAAGCGGCTCGGCGTGCGCATCGCCATCGACGATTTCGGCACCGGCTACTCGAGCCTCATGTATCTCGCCGATTTCGAGCCGCACACGCTGAAGATCGACCGGCATTTCACGTCGAAGATCGAACACGATCCGACGACGCAAACCATCGTCGAGGGCGTCATCGACCTTGCGCACAAGCTGGGCATCGAGGTGATCGCGGAAGGTGTCGAGGAGGCGGCGCAGCTCGAGATTCTGCGCCAGGTGAACTGCGACTATGTGCAGGGCTATCTGCTCAGCATGCCGCAGGCGCCCGAAGGACTGATCACCCCGGCGTGA
- a CDS encoding FAD-dependent oxidoreductase → MGVTREGEDAQRAAVNEAPFSTLSTRRHQMFPILTPEEIKRLCKFGERQDFEAGELLCRTGSTGPGMFVLLKGSVKVFQRDGLGREMLVNEHHQGSFLAEVGQLSGKPALVDGLALEHVEALLISPERLRALIVAEAELGERIMRALILRRVGLIERGAGGPIIVGQSNDRRLVSLQGFLSRNGHPHTVLDERDEDGLRVIEQFAAGPEDMPLVICPDGSVLRHPSDPELATCLGLIPDLDSEHVYDVAIVGAGPAGLATAVYAASEGLSVIVLDSRAPGGQAGASSRIENYLGFPTGISGQALAGRAFVQAQKFGAHVAIPVKVKHLHCEERPYRLELQCQGSIRAQTIVIASGAVYRRPEIDGLDRFDGRGIYYWASPVEAKLCKREEIVLVGGGNSAGQGIVYLASHAKHIHVLIRRSGFEATMSRYLIDRIASLPNVTVYPGTEIGWLEGSEGGLEQIGLKNPCADGRDCFDSRHLFLFTGADPNTDWLRSCGVELDKKGFVITGANSACDLNTSVEGVYAIGDARAGSTKRVAAAVGEGAQVVAQIHTMLAQLAGETTVALGA, encoded by the coding sequence ATGGGTGTAACGCGAGAGGGTGAAGACGCTCAACGCGCCGCCGTCAACGAGGCGCCATTCTCGACGCTTTCGACACGGCGTCACCAGATGTTTCCCATACTCACGCCCGAAGAAATCAAGCGGCTGTGCAAATTCGGCGAACGGCAGGATTTCGAAGCGGGCGAGTTGCTGTGTCGCACGGGTAGCACCGGCCCTGGCATGTTCGTGTTACTGAAGGGCTCGGTCAAAGTCTTTCAGCGCGACGGGCTCGGGCGCGAGATGCTCGTCAACGAACACCATCAAGGCTCATTCCTCGCCGAAGTCGGCCAGCTGTCGGGCAAGCCGGCGCTCGTCGACGGCCTGGCGCTGGAACACGTCGAAGCGCTGCTGATCTCGCCGGAGCGGCTGCGCGCGCTGATCGTCGCGGAAGCCGAACTCGGCGAGCGCATCATGCGCGCGCTGATTCTGCGCCGCGTCGGGCTGATCGAACGCGGCGCGGGCGGGCCGATCATCGTCGGTCAGAGCAACGACCGGCGGCTGGTGTCGCTGCAAGGTTTCCTGTCGCGCAATGGTCATCCGCATACCGTGCTCGACGAACGCGATGAAGACGGGCTGCGCGTCATCGAACAGTTCGCGGCCGGTCCCGAGGACATGCCGCTCGTGATCTGCCCGGACGGCTCGGTGCTGCGCCATCCGAGCGACCCTGAACTGGCAACATGCCTCGGCCTGATCCCCGATCTCGACTCGGAGCACGTGTACGACGTGGCGATCGTCGGCGCGGGTCCCGCGGGGCTCGCGACGGCCGTGTACGCGGCCTCGGAAGGTTTGTCGGTGATCGTGCTCGACAGCCGTGCGCCGGGCGGCCAGGCGGGCGCCAGTTCGCGCATCGAAAACTATCTCGGCTTTCCGACGGGCATTTCGGGCCAGGCGCTCGCCGGCCGCGCGTTCGTGCAGGCGCAGAAGTTCGGCGCGCACGTCGCGATTCCCGTCAAGGTCAAGCATCTGCACTGCGAGGAACGTCCGTACCGGCTCGAACTGCAGTGTCAGGGCAGCATCCGCGCGCAGACGATCGTGATCGCAAGCGGCGCGGTGTATCGTCGGCCCGAGATCGACGGGCTCGACCGCTTCGACGGCCGTGGCATCTACTACTGGGCGTCGCCTGTCGAGGCAAAGCTGTGCAAGCGCGAGGAAATCGTGCTCGTCGGCGGCGGCAATTCGGCGGGCCAGGGCATCGTCTATCTGGCTTCGCATGCGAAGCACATTCACGTGCTGATCCGCCGCAGCGGCTTCGAGGCGACGATGTCGCGCTATCTGATCGACCGGATCGCGTCGCTGCCGAACGTCACCGTGTATCCGGGTACGGAGATCGGCTGGCTCGAAGGCAGCGAAGGCGGGCTCGAGCAGATCGGCTTGAAGAACCCATGCGCGGACGGGCGCGACTGCTTCGATTCGCGGCATCTTTTCCTGTTCACGGGCGCCGATCCGAATACGGACTGGCTGCGCAGCTGCGGCGTCGAACTGGACAAGAAGGGCTTCGTGATTACGGGCGCGAACTCGGCGTGCGATCTGAATACGTCTGTCGAAGGGGTGTATGCGATCGGCGACGCGCGCGCAGGATCGACGAAGCGCGTGGCGGCTGCCGTCGGCGAAGGCGCACAGGTTGTCGCGCAGATCCACACGATGCTCGCCCAGCTCGCGGGCGAAACGACCGTCGCGCTCGGCGCCTGA
- a CDS encoding porin — MSANKINKTAAAAAVSAALLALGTGAHAQSSVTMYGELDTGLAYISNAGGHSQWKATTGLVDGSYWGLQGIEDLGGGYRAIFRLERGFSVTSGEMFNDHPYYVGLGNEQAGTLTLGHQYDLVHDYFAPFTLTGGTGGTAFAHPFDNDNANNTYLAANSVKYASPSFGGLSLGGMYAFSNAAGQFANNRAYSFGMNYQAGALNAGAAYLHANGRGNSSTGAYEPVVLPNATGVFDAAVQTQNTYGVGISYAIGDFTMAAAWSRSTFTGVTVIDTGGVAPSIGFSNYEVNGVYQLTPTVALAGSYTYTKGSTSHWHNGGVQADYQFSKRTDTYLEAIYQRSSSGAPAVINTTDPSSSHNQVLIGAGLRHRF, encoded by the coding sequence ATGTCCGCGAACAAGATCAACAAGACAGCCGCCGCGGCCGCCGTGAGCGCCGCGCTTCTCGCGCTCGGCACGGGCGCACACGCGCAAAGCAGTGTCACGATGTACGGCGAGCTCGACACGGGCCTCGCGTATATCAGCAACGCTGGCGGGCATTCTCAGTGGAAGGCGACGACGGGTCTCGTCGACGGCAGCTATTGGGGCTTGCAGGGTATCGAAGATCTGGGCGGCGGTTATCGCGCGATCTTCCGGCTCGAACGCGGTTTTTCGGTGACTTCGGGCGAGATGTTCAACGACCACCCCTACTACGTCGGGCTCGGCAACGAGCAGGCGGGTACGCTGACGCTCGGCCATCAGTACGACCTCGTTCACGACTATTTCGCGCCGTTCACGTTGACGGGCGGCACAGGCGGCACCGCGTTCGCCCATCCGTTCGACAACGACAACGCGAACAACACCTATCTCGCGGCGAACTCGGTCAAGTATGCGAGCCCGTCGTTCGGCGGCTTGTCGCTCGGCGGCATGTACGCGTTTTCGAACGCGGCCGGGCAGTTTGCGAACAACCGTGCTTACAGCTTCGGCATGAACTACCAGGCGGGCGCGCTGAATGCGGGCGCCGCGTATCTGCATGCGAACGGGCGCGGCAATTCGTCGACGGGCGCTTATGAGCCCGTCGTGCTGCCCAACGCCACCGGCGTATTCGACGCCGCCGTGCAGACGCAGAACACCTACGGCGTCGGCATCAGCTACGCGATCGGCGACTTTACGATGGCGGCGGCGTGGTCGCGCTCTACCTTCACTGGCGTGACCGTGATCGACACGGGCGGCGTGGCGCCGTCCATCGGCTTTTCCAACTACGAGGTCAACGGTGTCTACCAGTTGACGCCGACCGTTGCGCTTGCCGGCTCGTACACGTACACGAAGGGATCGACTTCGCACTGGCACAACGGCGGCGTGCAGGCGGACTATCAGTTTTCGAAGCGCACGGACACGTATCTGGAGGCGATCTATCAGCGCTCGTCGTCGGGCGCGCCGGCCGTCATCAATACGACCGATCCTTCATCGAGCCACAATCAGGTGCTGATCGGCGCGGGCCTGCGGCACAGGTTCTGA
- a CDS encoding LysE family translocator, with translation MLSPTDTALLALGIIVVLITPGPTNTLLAAAGLRQGARRSLPLIGAELAGYLVSISAWGRFLAHAAHTLPWLPSVLRIASGLYIAYLAVDMWRAAVALPDAAQPANGPRALFVATLLNPKALLFAGTIFPSIAFENFATYGFSMSLFACLLAPIALAWISFGAALGSGKLTWLDPVKMQRAASIVLGMFSLSLAWAALH, from the coding sequence ATGCTTTCTCCTACCGATACCGCGCTGCTCGCGCTCGGCATCATCGTCGTGCTGATCACGCCAGGCCCGACCAACACGTTGTTGGCCGCCGCTGGCTTGCGCCAGGGCGCGCGCCGCTCGTTGCCGCTGATCGGCGCGGAGCTGGCCGGTTATCTCGTGTCGATTTCAGCGTGGGGCCGTTTTCTCGCTCACGCGGCGCATACGCTGCCGTGGCTGCCTTCCGTGCTGCGCATCGCGAGCGGACTCTACATCGCGTATCTGGCCGTCGACATGTGGCGTGCAGCCGTGGCGCTGCCCGACGCGGCGCAACCGGCGAACGGGCCGCGCGCGCTGTTCGTCGCCACGCTGCTCAATCCGAAGGCATTGCTGTTCGCGGGCACGATCTTCCCGTCGATCGCGTTCGAGAACTTCGCAACCTATGGTTTTTCGATGTCGCTGTTCGCGTGTCTGCTCGCGCCCATCGCGCTTGCGTGGATTTCGTTCGGCGCGGCGCTCGGCAGCGGCAAGCTCACTTGGCTCGACCCGGTGAAGATGCAGCGCGCGGCGTCGATCGTGCTCGGGATGTTTTCGTTGTCGCTCGCGTGGGCCGCGTTGCACTGA